Proteins encoded together in one Candidatus Neomarinimicrobiota bacterium window:
- the ppk2 gene encoding polyphosphate kinase 2, protein MSSKKEFNEKYDKMLGELQIKLVNMQEWVIHSGAKIAVVFEGRDAAGKGGTIKRVTENLNPRYCKIIALAEPTEREKTQWYFQRYIPYLPAGGEIVIFDRSWYNRSGVEHVMGFCTEKEYINFLQTCPEFERMIISSGIQLIKYWFSVSAKEQMKRFKGRAEDPTKGWKLSPMDLESVNRWDDYSQAKDNMFEHTDTQFSPWYVVESDNKKKARVNCISHLLHKVDYDEVERPEVKLPERVQQKNRDRPSRSIYNYVPEVL, encoded by the coding sequence ATGAGCAGTAAAAAAGAATTCAACGAAAAGTATGATAAAATGCTTGGCGAATTACAGATCAAGTTGGTCAATATGCAGGAATGGGTTATACATAGTGGAGCAAAGATTGCGGTTGTTTTTGAAGGGAGAGACGCCGCAGGAAAAGGGGGTACCATAAAGAGGGTCACAGAAAATTTGAATCCCAGATATTGTAAGATCATAGCTCTTGCAGAACCCACGGAAAGGGAAAAAACCCAGTGGTATTTTCAGCGTTATATCCCTTACCTGCCAGCCGGTGGTGAGATTGTCATTTTTGACCGAAGCTGGTATAACCGTTCCGGGGTAGAGCATGTCATGGGTTTTTGCACTGAAAAAGAGTACATCAATTTTTTGCAAACTTGTCCCGAATTTGAGCGGATGATTATCAGTTCCGGTATTCAGTTAATCAAGTACTGGTTTTCAGTCAGTGCTAAAGAGCAGATGAAACGCTTCAAGGGCCGGGCAGAGGACCCCACCAAAGGTTGGAAACTGAGCCCCATGGATCTGGAATCCGTTAACAGATGGGACGATTATTCTCAAGCCAAGGACAATATGTTCGAACACACGGATACGCAATTCTCTCCATGGTACGTTGTTGAGTCAGACAACAAGAAGAAGGCCCGGGTCAACTGCATCAGTCATCTATTGCACAAGGTTGATTACGATGAGGTAGAACGGCCCGAGGTCAAACTTCCAGAGCGTGTTCAGCAAAAAAACAGAGACCGGCCATCGCGGTCTATTTACAATTACGTGCCGGAAGTACTCTAA
- a CDS encoding superoxide dismutase — MSQPFSLPELPYGEDALEPTISSQTVGLHYGKHHAAYFNMLNTLSEGTDFADMALEDVVTGSFGNADTQKIFNNAGQAWNHILYWNQMQPGGSRTPSGRLASMMDEAFGGLDSFKEQFTTAAVGVFGSGWCWLLEEEGDLTIMGTPNAENPLARGKHALMGVDVWEHAYYLDYKNVRPDHVRAVLDNLINWDFVADRMS, encoded by the coding sequence ATGAGTCAACCTTTCTCTCTCCCTGAACTCCCCTATGGCGAAGATGCCCTTGAACCCACAATATCATCGCAAACGGTAGGGCTTCATTACGGCAAACATCATGCAGCTTATTTCAATATGCTTAACACCCTTTCGGAAGGGACGGATTTTGCCGATATGGCCCTTGAGGATGTGGTTACGGGTAGTTTTGGAAACGCCGATACCCAAAAGATTTTCAACAATGCCGGTCAGGCGTGGAACCATATTCTTTACTGGAACCAAATGCAGCCAGGCGGTTCTAGGACTCCCTCCGGGCGTCTCGCTTCAATGATGGACGAAGCTTTCGGTGGACTGGATTCATTCAAGGAACAATTCACCACGGCGGCCGTCGGCGTCTTCGGCAGCGGCTGGTGCTGGCTCCTTGAGGAAGAAGGCGACCTTACCATTATGGGAACTCCCAATGCTGAAAATCCCTTGGCCCGCGGCAAGCACGCCCTCATGGGCGTTGATGTCTGGGAGCACGCCTATTACCTGGATTACAAAAATGTAAGACCAGATCACGTCCGTGCCGTTTTGGATAATCTAATCAACTGGGATTTTGTTGCCGACAGAATGAGCTGA
- a CDS encoding M1 family peptidase: protein MMKKLLFLFFGFFLFVVQLHADDYPKNPDIDILHYRFELNLSDDEDIIRGSATINIIFKVKGIKEIRLDLINKDDSLEGKGMEVSGISWNDRTLKYLHRGNVLTIALDQPSRVNHEISLTIDYHGVPASGLKIAPNKYGDRTFFSDNWPNRARHWLPTVDHPYEKATSEMIVIAPNHYQIISNGLLIEESNLENDLKRTHWRQSVPISCWLYVLGVAEFAIQYVDTFEGKSIQTWVYKQDREAGFYDFAVPTKHALQFFSDYVGPFSYEKLANIQSNSVGGGMESATAIFYGDKSVTGKRTTRWRNVIIHEVAHQWFGNAVTEYDWDDVWLSEGFATYFTLLFREHAYGREDFVSGLIPSRERVFDYYEDHKNYRIVHDNLSDMSQVTTGQTYQKGAWILHMLRNLVGDEKFQEGIKNYYLRYMNSHASTDDFKHEMEKVSGLDLDQFFSQWLYKGGHIVLDGSWKFDEKKKEIIIDIQQVQDDGYLFSFPIEFGIYEEGKVAPNVEQRNLTKKKSSYSIPAELKPSRVVIDPRTVLLANWSLKEKIN, encoded by the coding sequence AAATCCTGACATTGATATACTGCATTACCGTTTTGAACTAAACCTTTCCGATGATGAAGATATTATCCGGGGAAGTGCAACCATCAATATCATTTTTAAGGTTAAAGGCATTAAGGAGATACGCCTTGACCTAATTAATAAAGATGATAGCCTTGAGGGCAAGGGCATGGAGGTATCGGGAATCAGTTGGAATGACCGCACTCTAAAATATCTTCATCGGGGGAACGTATTGACTATTGCTCTAGATCAACCATCAAGAGTAAACCATGAAATATCTCTAACTATAGATTATCATGGGGTGCCCGCTTCTGGTTTAAAAATTGCTCCAAATAAATACGGTGATCGCACCTTCTTCAGTGATAACTGGCCAAACAGAGCCAGGCATTGGTTGCCAACCGTGGATCACCCCTATGAAAAGGCCACTTCAGAAATGATTGTAATTGCACCAAATCATTACCAGATAATATCAAATGGCCTTCTTATTGAGGAAAGTAATCTTGAAAACGATCTAAAAAGAACTCACTGGAGACAGTCCGTACCTATATCTTGTTGGCTATATGTATTAGGCGTAGCCGAATTCGCAATTCAATATGTTGATACGTTTGAGGGAAAATCCATTCAAACTTGGGTTTATAAACAAGATAGGGAGGCAGGATTCTATGATTTTGCCGTTCCTACTAAACATGCCCTGCAATTTTTTTCTGATTATGTAGGTCCTTTCTCCTATGAAAAGCTTGCCAATATTCAATCCAATAGTGTAGGGGGTGGCATGGAATCAGCGACAGCCATTTTCTATGGTGACAAATCCGTTACTGGGAAACGGACGACCCGCTGGAGAAATGTCATTATCCATGAGGTTGCCCATCAATGGTTCGGAAATGCTGTAACCGAATATGATTGGGATGATGTTTGGTTGAGCGAAGGGTTTGCCACCTACTTTACTTTGTTGTTTCGGGAACATGCTTATGGACGGGAGGATTTCGTCTCCGGATTGATTCCTTCCAGGGAACGGGTATTCGATTATTATGAAGATCATAAGAACTATCGAATTGTTCATGACAATCTTTCTGATATGAGTCAAGTTACTACCGGTCAAACCTATCAAAAAGGTGCATGGATTCTTCACATGTTGAGGAATCTGGTAGGAGATGAAAAATTTCAGGAGGGGATCAAAAACTATTATTTACGATATATGAACTCCCACGCATCTACCGATGATTTTAAACATGAAATGGAAAAAGTATCAGGCTTGGATCTGGACCAGTTCTTTAGTCAATGGCTTTACAAGGGGGGGCACATTGTTCTTGATGGTTCATGGAAATTTGACGAGAAGAAAAAAGAAATTATCATTGATATCCAACAAGTTCAGGATGATGGATATTTATTTTCTTTTCCTATCGAATTCGGGATTTATGAAGAGGGAAAAGTTGCGCCGAATGTTGAACAAAGGAACCTAACCAAAAAGAAATCCTCATATTCCATTCCTGCGGAATTAAAACCTAGTAGGGTGGTCATTGATCCTAGAACAGTACTGCTTGCTAATTGGTCCTTAAAGGAAAAAATCAATTAA